In Caldisericia bacterium, a single genomic region encodes these proteins:
- a CDS encoding flippase, whose product MIGRLSVSRNFQNLHELIHFSAGFKRYFANTGWLLFERILRLVIVFFVGVYVARYLGPANYGLLSYAGSFVTLFLAIATLGLDNIVVRDLVKDERERDRLLGTTFALKFIGSILLLAILTIAVRFTNNDSFTNLLIFIIAIGTIFQSFNVIDFYFRAKVLSKYAVYARTISGISVAIIKLLLISLGAGLIYFAAVMVIESVILAIGLVTAYIKQKLSLFNWKIKFDLAKRLLRDSWPLILSGVAISIYMRIDQVMIKNMLDAKAVGNYAVAVRLSEVWYFIPMAITSSFFPAIINAKKTSEELYYGRLQKLYDLMTWLAIGIALPVALLANDIIRILFGTQYQAAAGVLRIYVWAGIFVFLGVASSQYLIAENYTKISFYRTFIGAIVNVVLNIIMIPKYGINGVAVATVVSYFVSVFSIVLIPKTYKNSILMLKSISMYRSIRAILNMRATR is encoded by the coding sequence ATGATAGGAAGGCTTTCTGTTTCAAGGAATTTCCAAAATTTACACGAACTGATACACTTTTCTGCTGGTTTTAAAAGATATTTTGCAAATACAGGATGGCTTCTTTTTGAAAGAATTTTAAGATTAGTTATTGTTTTTTTTGTAGGTGTATATGTAGCTCGATACTTAGGCCCGGCTAATTATGGATTATTGAGCTATGCAGGAAGTTTTGTAACACTTTTCTTAGCTATTGCCACATTGGGATTAGATAATATTGTTGTCAGGGATTTAGTGAAAGACGAGAGAGAAAGAGACAGATTGCTTGGCACTACCTTTGCTCTTAAATTTATCGGTTCTATTTTACTCTTGGCAATCCTTACCATTGCCGTTAGATTTACCAATAATGACAGTTTTACTAACTTACTTATTTTCATAATTGCTATTGGAACAATTTTTCAATCTTTTAATGTCATAGATTTTTATTTCCGAGCAAAGGTATTGTCAAAGTATGCTGTTTATGCTCGGACAATTTCTGGAATTTCGGTTGCTATTATAAAGCTTTTATTGATATCCCTTGGAGCAGGATTGATATATTTTGCGGCTGTTATGGTGATAGAAAGTGTAATTCTAGCCATAGGTCTTGTAACGGCATACATAAAACAAAAACTGAGTCTATTTAATTGGAAAATAAAATTTGATTTAGCAAAAAGGCTATTAAGAGATTCCTGGCCGCTTATATTATCAGGTGTAGCTATATCTATCTATATGAGAATTGACCAGGTAATGATAAAAAATATGCTTGATGCAAAAGCAGTAGGTAATTACGCAGTAGCAGTTAGATTATCTGAAGTATGGTATTTTATTCCTATGGCTATCACAAGTTCTTTTTTTCCGGCTATTATTAATGCAAAAAAAACAAGTGAGGAACTATACTATGGAAGATTGCAAAAATTATATGATTTGATGACCTGGTTGGCAATAGGCATAGCATTGCCTGTGGCATTATTAGCAAATGATATTATAAGGATACTATTTGGTACACAATACCAAGCTGCTGCGGGTGTATTGAGAATATATGTTTGGGCTGGGATATTTGTATTTTTAGGTGTGGCAAGTAGCCAGTATTTAATAGCCGAAAATTATACCAAAATCTCGTTTTACAGAACATTCATTGGTGCTATAGTTAATGTGGTCTTGAATATTATTATGATACCAAAATATGGGATAAATGGTGTTGCGGTGGCAACAGTGGTATCATATTTTGTTTCAGTTTTCTCAATTGTTTTAATTCCGAAAACTTACAAAAATTCTATTTTAATGCTAAAATCAATTTCAATGTATAGGAGTATTAGAGCAATATTAAATATGAGAGCCACA